A portion of the Mesobacillus sp. AQ2 genome contains these proteins:
- a CDS encoding alginate lyase family protein translates to MKEFSVPFVYKEMEGDRKNKESLVTDVNIAYELALFYQITGEEKYAEASIRIIKAWYNHTKYIAKKRTPP, encoded by the coding sequence ATGAAAGAGTTTTCGGTACCCTTTGTTTACAAGGAAATGGAGGGAGATAGAAAAAACAAAGAAAGTCTGGTAACAGATGTAAATATAGCTTATGAGTTAGCATTGTTTTACCAAATCACAGGAGAAGAGAAATATGCTGAGGCATCAATCAGAATCATAAAAGCATGGTACAATCATACTAAATACATAGCAAAAAAGAGGACACCCCCTTAG